The following coding sequences are from one Epilithonimonas vandammei window:
- the rsmH gene encoding 16S rRNA (cytosine(1402)-N(4))-methyltransferase RsmH, with amino-acid sequence MYHNPVLLKQSVDALVTNPDGIYVDCTFGGGGHSREILSRLSDKGKLFSFDQDLDALKNAIDDPRFTLVNQNFRFLENSMLAYGISHVDGILADLGVSSHQFDEAERGFSTRSNAPLDMRMNVMQGLDAKKIINDYEEEDLANIFYQYGELRESRKLAREIVHHRKTKKINTTEDLKNLFSYIPAFKQNKFFAQVFQAIRIEVNQELEVLKEMLVQSYKILKVEGRLVVISYHSLEDRLVKRFLKNGMFEGEPQRDIYGNYAKAFDLLKTKAIIPDDKEIEENSRARSAKMRIGIKL; translated from the coding sequence ATGTATCACAATCCTGTCTTATTAAAACAAAGTGTAGATGCTCTGGTTACCAATCCAGACGGGATTTATGTGGACTGTACTTTTGGTGGAGGCGGTCACTCTAGAGAGATTTTAAGCAGGCTTTCCGATAAAGGGAAGTTGTTTTCTTTTGATCAAGATTTGGATGCGCTGAAAAACGCCATTGATGACCCGAGATTTACTTTGGTGAATCAGAATTTTAGATTTTTGGAAAATTCGATGTTGGCTTATGGGATTTCTCACGTGGATGGTATTTTAGCGGATTTGGGCGTTTCTTCTCATCAGTTTGACGAGGCGGAAAGGGGATTTTCCACAAGAAGCAATGCGCCTCTTGATATGAGAATGAATGTGATGCAAGGTCTTGATGCAAAGAAAATCATCAACGATTATGAAGAGGAAGACCTTGCGAATATCTTTTATCAATATGGCGAACTGAGAGAATCTCGAAAATTGGCAAGAGAAATCGTTCATCACAGAAAGACTAAGAAAATCAATACGACTGAGGATTTGAAAAATCTCTTCAGTTATATTCCGGCTTTTAAGCAGAATAAATTTTTTGCTCAAGTTTTTCAAGCTATTAGAATTGAAGTCAATCAGGAATTGGAAGTTTTGAAAGAAATGCTCGTTCAGTCTTACAAAATTTTAAAAGTTGAAGGAAGATTGGTCGTAATTTCCTATCACTCTTTAGAAGATAGATTAGTAAAGCGTTTTCTGAAAAACGGGATGTTCGAAGGAGAGCCTCAGCGTGATATTTACGGAAATTATGCAAAAGCTTTTGATTTGTTGAAAACAAAAGCAATCATTCCGGATGATAAAGAAATAGAAGAAAACTCAAGAGCGAGAAGTGCAAAAATGAGAATTGGAATAAAATTGTAA